Proteins encoded in a region of the Neosynechococcus sphagnicola sy1 genome:
- a CDS encoding FUSC family protein: MAENKLSTVDQVHLQSIDFATQNLCKKLNALLLRPEAQLSEAPHWKTSGKPFSDQSIEWRFDLNEPISRRSTRSAIAVLIALIVTRWLNLPHGDWVPVSALIVSRDSVGNTFWKAQGRLLGTAFGVAAAVIFYALIFRHHTLMFVAAFITIFPYLYLRPSLSNYGYAKFFQQFAYICFLGSLRQGASVALMEWRAIDIAIGCSIGLAVTLLVLPNWSSSNWKQGLIKTWTDFQHFFQAIVTEYQSPELDPQAIQKLSQQTQKSVYKLDTHLEGRKHETLMRGDSLSQRLAVIQADRKIYEALLYLSYLAAESKQPQQPEILPPDAQTVIEQITAAFIEMQQFIGTRFSPQLPLVANRCRLPISGENGGVSVNRPQFNFLLALNQLCEEIEQFGETRCTYTHQQNHVTSATSGNRKP, from the coding sequence ATGGCTGAAAATAAACTGTCCACTGTTGACCAGGTTCATTTACAAAGCATAGATTTTGCAACCCAAAATCTATGTAAAAAGCTAAATGCATTACTTCTCAGGCCAGAGGCTCAACTCTCAGAAGCACCCCATTGGAAAACATCGGGCAAACCATTTTCCGATCAATCGATTGAGTGGAGGTTCGATCTCAATGAGCCTATCAGTCGTCGTTCTACCCGCTCTGCGATCGCGGTTTTGATTGCATTAATTGTGACGAGATGGCTGAATTTACCCCACGGGGATTGGGTTCCAGTTTCCGCCTTAATTGTCAGTCGGGATAGCGTTGGTAATACGTTCTGGAAAGCCCAAGGGCGCTTATTAGGGACGGCATTTGGTGTGGCTGCGGCAGTGATATTTTACGCGCTGATTTTTCGGCATCACACCCTCATGTTTGTGGCTGCCTTCATCACTATTTTTCCTTACCTATATTTACGCCCTTCCCTCTCTAATTATGGGTATGCTAAATTTTTTCAGCAGTTTGCATATATTTGCTTTCTGGGTTCCCTTAGGCAAGGAGCGTCCGTGGCATTGATGGAGTGGCGAGCCATTGATATTGCTATTGGCTGCTCGATCGGGCTAGCTGTGACGCTGTTGGTGCTGCCAAACTGGTCAAGTTCAAACTGGAAACAGGGTCTAATCAAAACCTGGACAGACTTTCAACACTTTTTTCAGGCGATCGTGACCGAATATCAATCACCTGAACTTGATCCTCAAGCCATTCAAAAACTCAGCCAGCAAACTCAAAAGAGCGTTTATAAACTGGATACTCATCTTGAAGGTCGTAAACACGAAACACTGATGAGAGGTGATAGTTTATCTCAGCGGCTGGCAGTGATTCAGGCGGACAGAAAAATTTATGAAGCCTTACTTTACTTGAGCTATCTTGCTGCTGAATCTAAACAGCCGCAACAACCGGAAATCTTGCCACCCGACGCACAGACTGTGATTGAACAGATTACAGCTGCATTTATAGAGATGCAGCAATTTATTGGCACCCGCTTCTCACCTCAACTCCCACTAGTCGCCAACCGCTGTCGCCTACCGATCTCAGGGGAAAATGGTGGAGTGAGTGTGAACCGGCCACAATTCAATTTTTTGCTGGCGCTGAATCAGCTTTGTGAGGAGATCGAACAGTTTGGTGAAACTAGATGCACCTATACACACCAACAAAATCACGTCACTTCAGCTACATCAGGCAATCGAAAACCATGA